A portion of the Deinococcus humi genome contains these proteins:
- a CDS encoding MarR family winged helix-turn-helix transcriptional regulator: protein MASSLPSDATVLATQLLEAHFRAREAFTRSITPVLLEKFDLDLRDYMILRWIDQQHLTPGGLARILHVPGYATSRLLDPFIKRHLVQRVVDPDDARRYRLHLTDKGRTVIETINQEVTRLLTRMLNDLGPERTELLLESLNTMAQLEAPLPAELATT, encoded by the coding sequence ATGGCCTCTTCCCTCCCGTCAGACGCCACGGTTCTGGCCACTCAACTTCTCGAAGCACACTTCAGGGCACGTGAAGCCTTTACACGGTCCATCACGCCTGTACTCCTCGAAAAGTTCGACCTGGACCTGCGGGATTACATGATCCTGCGCTGGATTGATCAACAGCATCTGACCCCGGGTGGGCTCGCCCGGATATTGCATGTGCCGGGCTACGCCACCAGCCGCCTGCTTGACCCGTTCATCAAGCGCCACCTCGTTCAACGTGTGGTTGACCCGGATGACGCCCGTCGTTACCGCCTGCATCTGACCGATAAGGGACGAACGGTTATTGAGACGATCAATCAGGAAGTGACTCGTCTGCTGACCCGAATGCTGAATGATTTGGGACCGGAACGCACCGAGCTGCTGCTGGAGAGCTTGAACACCATGGCTCAGCTGGAGGCGCCACTCCCTGCCGAGCTGGCCACCACCTGA